From the uncultured Methanobrevibacter sp. genome, one window contains:
- a CDS encoding molybdenum cofactor guanylyltransferase — MSNENGENIKSCIILCGGKSSRMGRDKGSMIIQDKPMIKHILSTLNHQIDEAVIVLNDEKRIEKYSEFIDTSDYTYSITFVEDKIKNKGPLPGIMTGLENIQSSYALILPCDSPYVSEKYITTIFNEIDEAYQAIVPYHDPEAKIKTSEPLHSIYNKNIVPLIENLIASDVLHIKGLIEKIDTKFVLIDNKKIEKKEFRNLNRPSDI, encoded by the coding sequence ATGAGTAATGAAAATGGTGAAAATATTAAATCTTGCATTATTCTATGTGGAGGTAAGAGCAGTAGAATGGGACGTGACAAAGGTTCTATGATTATTCAAGATAAACCTATGATAAAACATATCCTTTCTACCTTAAACCACCAGATAGATGAAGCTGTAATTGTTTTAAACGATGAAAAAAGAATTGAGAAATACAGCGAATTTATTGACACCAGTGATTACACATACAGTATCACCTTTGTGGAAGATAAAATAAAAAACAAAGGGCCACTGCCTGGAATCATGACCGGACTGGAAAATATACAAAGCAGTTATGCTTTAATACTTCCGTGCGACAGCCCGTACGTTTCCGAAAAATACATCACAACTATTTTTAATGAAATTGATGAAGCTTATCAGGCAATTGTTCCTTACCATGACCCTGAAGCAAAAATCAAAACATCAGAACCACTTCATTCTATTTATAACAAAAATATTGTTCCCCTTATTGAAAATCTGATTGCCTCAGACGTTTTGCACATCAAGGGACTTATAGAAAAAATAGATACAAAATTTGTTTTAATAGATAATAAAAAAATAGAAAAAAAAGAATTTAGAAATCTTAATCGTCCTTCAGACATTTAA